The Thermoanaerobaculia bacterium genome has a window encoding:
- the arfB gene encoding aminoacyl-tRNA hydrolase, with product MRGRLTRRSGIELRPGRCGAGADAHGRIPGVEIPEQELTFEFIRSSGPGGQNVNKVSTAVRLRFDVRNSTVLPDEVKVRLIALAGRRVTKEGELVLLGQRHRTQEKNRQDVLARLAELVERALVAPRKRRATKPTRAAGVRRLRAKKLQADRKRGRSDAAAED from the coding sequence ATGCGCGGGAGGCTAACACGACGGTCCGGCATCGAGCTGCGGCCCGGGCGCTGTGGCGCGGGCGCGGATGCCCATGGAAGAATCCCTGGCGTGGAGATTCCCGAGCAGGAGCTGACGTTCGAGTTCATCCGGTCCTCCGGACCGGGCGGGCAGAACGTCAACAAGGTCTCGACCGCGGTGCGGCTCCGGTTCGACGTGCGCAACTCCACCGTGCTTCCCGACGAGGTCAAGGTGCGTCTGATCGCGCTCGCCGGCCGGCGGGTCACCAAGGAGGGCGAGCTCGTCCTCCTCGGCCAACGACATCGTACGCAGGAGAAGAACCGGCAGGACGTTCTCGCCCGGCTCGCCGAGCTCGTGGAGCGGGCGCTCGTCGCGCCCCGCAAGCGGCGCGCGACCAAGCCCACCCGCGCCGCCGGAGTGAGGCGGCTGCGGGCGAAGAAGCTGCAGGCCGACCGCAAGCGTGGACGCAGTGACGCGGCGGCCGAAGACTGA